From Flavobacterium alkalisoli, the proteins below share one genomic window:
- a CDS encoding ComEA family DNA-binding protein, with protein sequence MKKPFGFFLRFTKGQRKGVMALLFLIIIFQAGYFIFTSFGFSGNKEVSPEEAEWLSHQEEIDKLKEAKSVKKDTIFPFNPNFISDYKAYILGLNEEQLYKLTAFRKTGAYVNSSEEFKGVTGIHDTLLIKLKPYLRFSQKPDVMVSKGEAKEKHVKEEGFKVIDINIATSEQLQAVYGIGPYYAKCIVEKREQLGGYVNMNQLDDFGDVPANSLHDIYDRFAVITQPEVNTINVNTASLHQLSRFPYFNKDLARAIITQRSMLGNFSKIEDLLEINGFPVEKEKIIALYLEF encoded by the coding sequence ATGAAAAAACCTTTCGGATTCTTTTTGCGTTTTACTAAAGGGCAACGAAAGGGTGTTATGGCTTTACTGTTCCTGATTATTATTTTTCAGGCTGGCTATTTTATATTCACCTCATTTGGTTTTTCGGGTAATAAAGAGGTTTCTCCTGAAGAGGCAGAATGGTTGTCTCATCAGGAAGAGATTGACAAGCTTAAAGAAGCGAAGTCTGTTAAGAAAGATACTATATTTCCTTTTAATCCTAATTTCATTTCCGACTACAAAGCGTATATACTTGGGCTGAATGAAGAACAGCTTTATAAACTTACAGCATTTAGAAAAACCGGGGCTTATGTTAACTCTTCCGAAGAGTTTAAGGGAGTTACCGGCATACATGATACTTTATTGATAAAGCTAAAACCTTACCTGCGTTTTTCTCAAAAACCTGATGTTATGGTAAGTAAGGGAGAGGCGAAAGAAAAACATGTAAAAGAAGAAGGGTTTAAAGTAATAGATATTAATATAGCAACCAGTGAACAATTGCAGGCCGTATATGGTATAGGGCCTTATTATGCCAAGTGTATTGTAGAAAAAAGGGAACAGCTTGGTGGTTATGTGAATATGAATCAGCTGGATGATTTTGGAGATGTTCCTGCTAATTCTCTGCATGATATATACGATAGGTTTGCAGTAATAACGCAGCCAGAAGTAAACACCATAAATGTAAATACGGCTTCTTTACATCAACTTTCAAGATTTCCTTATTTTAATAAAGATTTAGCCAGAGCAATTATTACCCAACGCAGCATGTTAGGAAACTTTTCTAAAATTGAGGATTTGTTAGAAATAAATGGTTTTCCTGTTGAAAAAGAAAAAATAATTGCCTTATATTTGGAATTCTAA
- a CDS encoding PspC domain-containing protein: MSFVTNIRHFFERHGFRVSARLADRLGMRATNVRLFFIYISFVTVGLWFGVYLTLAFWLRLKDAVYTKRSSVFDL, from the coding sequence ATGTCATTTGTAACAAACATCAGACACTTTTTTGAAAGACATGGTTTTCGTGTGTCAGCCCGTCTGGCCGACAGGCTGGGTATGCGTGCTACAAACGTAAGACTGTTCTTTATATATATATCCTTTGTAACTGTTGGGTTATGGTTTGGGGTATATCTTACGCTTGCTTTCTGGCTTCGCTTAAAAGATGCTGTTTATACCAAACGCAGTTCGGTATTCGATTTGTAA
- a CDS encoding DUF2851 family protein, whose amino-acid sequence MKEDFLHYLWQFKKFDLLNLHTTKGEKIEILNSGQYLQQAGPDFFNAQLIIGTQKWAGNVEIHLKSSDWYVHNHERDAAYENVVLHVVWEHDTEIFRKDNTEIPVLQLKDYTDKNLVDSYRSLTAPKTWIYCEKELATVNSFVFANWKERLFFERLERKSLPILELAKETSNDWEAVLFCFLAKNFGLNTNGEIFYKIARSIPFSVIRKEGFEAENLEALFMGRAGVLKGDKEDVYYKDLQARYNYLFTKYRFEEVYINELQFFKLRPDNFPTIRLSQLAQLYHLHQNLFSKIIEADSLKSIHDILRIQAGDYWQTHYQFDKESTRKRKTLSSSFIDLLVINTVIPFKFAYNKYVGKESDEEMITLLQEIAPEKNAVIDKFRYYKVPVESAYDSQSLLQLRNEYCAYKKCMQCALGLELIKS is encoded by the coding sequence ATGAAAGAAGATTTCCTCCACTATTTATGGCAGTTCAAAAAGTTTGATCTGTTGAATCTACATACTACAAAAGGAGAAAAAATAGAGATACTTAACTCAGGGCAATACCTGCAACAGGCAGGGCCTGACTTTTTTAATGCACAGCTTATAATAGGTACACAAAAATGGGCAGGCAATGTGGAGATACATTTAAAGTCTTCCGATTGGTATGTGCATAATCATGAACGTGATGCCGCTTATGAAAATGTGGTACTTCATGTGGTATGGGAACATGATACGGAAATCTTTAGAAAGGATAATACTGAGATTCCGGTATTACAATTAAAGGATTATACAGATAAAAACCTTGTAGATAGTTACCGTTCGTTAACTGCTCCCAAAACCTGGATATATTGTGAAAAGGAGTTAGCTACGGTAAACAGTTTTGTTTTTGCCAACTGGAAAGAGAGATTATTTTTTGAGAGGCTTGAAAGAAAATCTCTCCCTATATTAGAACTGGCAAAAGAAACGTCAAATGACTGGGAGGCTGTTTTGTTCTGCTTTTTGGCTAAGAACTTTGGGTTAAATACAAACGGAGAGATTTTTTATAAAATAGCAAGGTCAATTCCGTTTTCTGTTATAAGGAAAGAAGGATTTGAGGCAGAAAACCTTGAAGCACTATTTATGGGTAGAGCAGGAGTGCTTAAAGGAGATAAAGAGGATGTTTACTATAAAGATTTACAGGCAAGGTACAATTACCTCTTTACCAAATACAGGTTTGAAGAAGTCTATATAAACGAACTGCAGTTTTTTAAACTGCGCCCCGATAATTTCCCTACTATACGTCTGTCGCAATTAGCACAGTTATATCATTTGCATCAAAACCTATTTTCTAAAATAATAGAGGCAGATTCGTTAAAAAGTATTCATGATATTTTAAGGATTCAGGCAGGAGACTATTGGCAAACCCATTATCAGTTTGATAAAGAAAGTACGAGAAAAAGAAAAACCCTTTCGTCGTCATTTATAGATCTGTTGGTTATTAATACAGTTATCCCGTTTAAGTTTGCTTATAATAAATATGTAGGCAAAGAATCAGACGAGGAAATGATTACCCTGCTTCAGGAAATAGCGCCTGAAAAGAATGCTGTTATCGATAAGTTTAGATATTATAAAGTTCCGGTAGAATCGGCATACGATAGTCAGTCTTTATTGCAATTAAGGAATGAATACTGTGCTTATAAAAAATGTATGCAGTGCGCTTTAGGGTTAGAGCTTATTAAAAGCTGA
- a CDS encoding 3'-5' exonuclease, translating to MSTFTAIDFETATGYAHSACAVGIVTVENGEITEEYYTLIQPPENEYWYRNIMVHGIKPVETLDIPTFDDIFPEIQKRLYGRKIVAHNEAFDRNVLIKTMRYYGLYYDELELADKWECTCRIYRAKGYKPANLKYCSERNGIELNHHEALSDARACAKLYLLHNNQIKLF from the coding sequence ATGAGTACGTTTACAGCCATAGATTTTGAAACAGCAACCGGTTATGCCCATAGTGCCTGTGCAGTAGGTATTGTAACTGTTGAAAATGGTGAAATAACTGAAGAATATTATACCCTTATCCAGCCACCTGAAAATGAATACTGGTACAGGAATATAATGGTACACGGTATAAAACCTGTAGAGACTCTTGATATCCCAACTTTTGATGATATTTTTCCCGAAATACAAAAAAGGCTTTACGGTAGGAAGATTGTAGCACATAATGAGGCTTTTGACCGGAATGTGCTGATAAAGACCATGAGATACTACGGATTGTATTATGACGAACTGGAGCTGGCAGATAAATGGGAGTGCACCTGTCGTATTTATAGGGCAAAAGGCTATAAGCCTGCTAATTTAAAATATTGTAGTGAGCGCAACGGTATTGAACTTAATCACCATGAGGCATTGTCTGATGCTAGAGCCTGTGCTAAACTTTATTTACTTCATAATAATCAGATAAAGCTTTTTTAA
- a CDS encoding pyridoxal-phosphate dependent enzyme, with protein sequence MKYAKNILETIGNTPLVKLNKLTEDIEALVLAKVETFNPGNSVKDRMAVKMIEDAEADGRLKPGGTIIEGTSGNTGMGLALAAIVKGYKLICVISDKQSKEKMDILRAVGAKVVVCPTDVEPTDPRSYYSVSKRLAEETPNGWYVNQYDNPSNAVAHYEQTGPEIWEQTEGKITHFVVGVGTGGTISGVAKYLKEKNPNIKIWGIDTYGSVFKKYHETGVFDENEIYSYITEGIGEDILPKNVDFSLIDGFTKVTDKDAAVYTRKLALEEGIFVGNSAGAAIKGLLQLKENFKKDDVVVVLFHDSGSRYVGKMFNDDWMRERGFLDEEITKAEDLIKDHADKPLVVVRTEELVSHAIERLRKYKISQIPVIDTNGFIGSVDETDLFRSYVEDKDIAEKPIREVMGKPYPVVQANTPIEEVSKLINKDNQAVLVDLGNGKHHIITKHDIISSIK encoded by the coding sequence ATGAAATACGCAAAAAACATACTTGAAACCATTGGTAATACACCTTTAGTAAAACTTAATAAGCTGACTGAAGATATTGAAGCTTTGGTTTTGGCAAAGGTTGAAACTTTTAATCCGGGCAACTCTGTTAAGGACAGGATGGCTGTAAAAATGATTGAGGATGCAGAGGCTGACGGTCGTTTAAAACCGGGAGGAACTATTATAGAAGGTACTTCGGGAAATACAGGTATGGGACTTGCTTTAGCGGCTATTGTTAAAGGGTATAAGCTTATTTGTGTTATTTCAGACAAGCAGTCTAAAGAGAAAATGGATATTCTTAGGGCTGTTGGAGCAAAGGTGGTGGTTTGTCCTACTGATGTTGAACCTACCGATCCACGCTCATATTATTCGGTGTCAAAAAGGCTTGCGGAAGAAACGCCTAACGGATGGTATGTTAACCAATATGATAATCCGTCTAACGCGGTTGCTCACTATGAGCAGACAGGTCCTGAGATTTGGGAACAGACGGAAGGAAAGATTACACATTTTGTAGTAGGGGTAGGTACAGGAGGTACTATATCTGGTGTTGCAAAATATTTAAAAGAGAAAAACCCTAATATCAAGATATGGGGTATTGATACTTATGGTTCGGTATTCAAAAAATACCATGAAACCGGAGTATTTGATGAGAATGAAATTTATTCTTATATCACAGAAGGTATAGGTGAAGATATATTACCTAAAAATGTTGACTTCTCCTTAATTGACGGTTTTACTAAAGTGACTGATAAAGATGCAGCGGTATATACCAGAAAACTGGCTCTTGAAGAAGGCATATTTGTAGGTAACTCTGCCGGGGCTGCTATAAAAGGATTGCTTCAGCTGAAAGAGAACTTTAAAAAGGATGATGTTGTTGTTGTTTTATTCCATGATAGCGGAAGCCGCTATGTGGGTAAGATGTTTAACGACGACTGGATGCGTGAAAGAGGCTTCCTTGACGAGGAAATTACTAAAGCAGAAGATTTAATTAAAGATCATGCGGATAAACCTCTTGTGGTAGTAAGAACCGAAGAATTGGTATCGCATGCCATAGAGCGTTTACGTAAATATAAAATATCACAAATACCTGTTATAGACACTAATGGCTTTATAGGTTCGGTTGATGAGACAGACTTATTCAGAAGTTATGTAGAAGATAAGGATATAGCCGAAAAACCAATCAGGGAAGTAATGGGTAAACCATATCCTGTAGTACAGGCTAATACCCCAATTGAAGAAGTGTCTAAGCTAATCAATAAAGATAATCAGGCTGTATTGGTAGATTTAGGAAATGGTAAGCACCATATTATAACCAAGCATGATATCATAAGTTCGATAAAATAA
- a CDS encoding putative porin, giving the protein MLKKFIIFFMLLFPVVLFSQINNKKGLKSAGNTTSENKMQMSDSNTNSKRGIKKEKDTIATVDMYKIITLDRDTTYVDTSLTVQNDYKVNYLRKDNFGLLQFPNIGQTYNILDYGLVDHNPFPEFGFKAKHAAYMEVNDINYYNVPTPYTDLFYRSVLSQGQMLDAFITLNTSENLNFAVAYKGLRSIGKYVNSISSNGNFRFITSYNTKDKRYNLKLHVTAQDISNQENGGIIDSDLFESGDALYTDRERLEVYFEDASSLLKGNRYFVDHTFRLSKSNPNSLLLHHQFNYENKSFTYTQPTASERFGPWYTSNINNKTRYNRMYNMVGAAYTNDNIGTLEFYVEDYTYNYYYNRVILGDNFVPNLLNDRVDTYGARYTYQKGKLKGSVLFSNSITDQSLANIQASARYKFNDENELSFRYQNMNKLPDLNYRLYQSSYVEYNWYNELKNEKINNFEFEAKTKWITASMQYTVLKDKLYFERVDVAYDPDDVEPLIVKPAQFDGTINYFSVKASKDIKFGKFGLDNTLLYQSVSQSDAILNVPDFTTRNTLYFSDYLFKKALFIQTGVTFQYFTKYYMNGYNPLLGEFYVQDEKKIGDFPLMDFFINAKVKQFRVFLKAEHFNSSFSGYNYYSAPTYPYKDFVIRFGVIWDFFS; this is encoded by the coding sequence ATGCTAAAGAAGTTTATTATTTTTTTTATGTTGCTTTTTCCTGTTGTATTGTTTTCGCAAATAAACAATAAGAAAGGATTAAAGTCTGCCGGTAATACAACATCTGAAAATAAGATGCAGATGTCTGACAGTAATACCAATTCAAAGCGAGGGATTAAGAAGGAAAAAGATACTATTGCTACTGTTGATATGTATAAAATTATCACACTGGATAGGGATACTACTTATGTTGATACATCGCTAACAGTGCAAAATGATTATAAGGTTAATTATCTAAGAAAAGATAATTTTGGCTTACTACAGTTTCCTAATATCGGACAAACCTATAATATTCTTGATTATGGATTGGTAGATCATAATCCGTTTCCGGAATTTGGTTTTAAGGCTAAACATGCTGCTTATATGGAGGTAAACGATATTAATTATTATAACGTTCCTACTCCTTATACTGATTTATTTTACAGGTCGGTTCTGTCTCAGGGACAAATGCTTGATGCTTTTATTACTTTAAATACTTCAGAAAACCTAAACTTTGCAGTTGCCTATAAAGGTCTACGCTCTATTGGTAAATATGTAAACTCTATTTCAAGTAATGGAAACTTCAGGTTTATTACAAGTTATAATACTAAAGACAAAAGATATAACTTAAAACTTCATGTAACAGCTCAGGATATATCAAATCAGGAGAATGGGGGTATTATAGATTCTGATCTTTTTGAGAGTGGTGATGCGCTTTATACTGACAGAGAAAGGTTGGAAGTGTATTTTGAAGATGCTTCTTCTTTACTAAAAGGGAACAGGTATTTTGTTGATCATACTTTTAGGTTAAGTAAGAGCAATCCTAATAGTTTGCTGTTGCATCATCAGTTTAACTATGAAAATAAATCATTTACTTATACCCAGCCTACTGCGAGTGAAAGGTTCGGTCCATGGTATACGTCAAACATAAATAATAAAACCAGATATAACAGAATGTATAATATGGTAGGTGCAGCCTATACAAATGACAATATAGGGACACTTGAGTTTTATGTAGAAGACTATACGTATAACTACTACTATAACAGGGTTATATTGGGAGATAACTTTGTGCCTAATTTACTAAACGACAGGGTCGATACTTATGGTGCAAGATATACTTATCAAAAAGGCAAGCTAAAAGGGTCAGTTCTTTTCTCAAATTCTATTACAGATCAGTCGCTGGCTAATATACAGGCTTCTGCCAGATATAAGTTTAATGATGAAAATGAGCTTAGCTTCAGGTATCAGAACATGAATAAGTTACCAGATCTAAACTACAGGCTTTATCAGAGTAGTTATGTGGAATATAACTGGTATAATGAGTTAAAGAACGAAAAAATAAACAACTTTGAGTTTGAGGCAAAGACCAAATGGATTACTGCTTCTATGCAGTATACAGTGCTAAAAGATAAATTATATTTTGAGAGGGTTGATGTAGCTTATGATCCGGATGATGTTGAACCTTTAATTGTAAAACCTGCTCAGTTTGACGGTACAATTAACTACTTCTCAGTAAAAGCTTCAAAGGATATTAAATTTGGAAAGTTTGGCCTGGATAATACATTGCTTTATCAAAGTGTGTCACAAAGTGATGCAATTTTAAATGTACCTGACTTTACTACCAGAAATACTCTTTATTTTTCCGATTACCTGTTTAAAAAAGCATTGTTTATCCAGACAGGGGTAACCTTCCAGTATTTTACAAAATACTACATGAATGGATATAACCCGCTTTTAGGAGAGTTTTATGTTCAGGATGAAAAGAAGATAGGAGACTTCCCTTTAATGGATTTCTTTATCAATGCAAAAGTGAAACAGTTTAGAGTATTCCTTAAGGCAGAACATTTTAATTCTTCTTTCTCAGGGTATAATTATTATTCGGCACCTACTTATCCTTATAAGGATTTTGTTATCCGTTTTGGGGTTATCTGGGATTTCTTCTCTTAA
- a CDS encoding RagB/SusD family nutrient uptake outer membrane protein, whose protein sequence is MKNIFRISLLALFIGTVSCEDATDIIQESELSEDVAYQTVDDLRSGLIGVYAAYGPDSGGNGAGNSVLFNDLFTDNLKRGASSSGQGNQVYSFIMQPGTGFPTSIWGSRYSVINFANRVLRAWDRIYPTLETEAERNDANEIKAQLLAMRGFMHFELLQYFAPSYTDLSQPGVIIMDFVPEITQVFPRNTVGEVFTFVDGDLAQAAQLMGDTFDTYESYSSADLEEVFYINPDVIKAMQARVALFEGNYGVAETLANELVQAHPLAELQAYQNMFLSDDLSVSEQIWSLSRRLGNNRLVALYAANGAGGDGSPFFEMSNGLYNLLSNNDVRKLVLYFGDESEFVATDSPENFLLIGKYQGTPDGAQINDFKVFRSSEMQLIKAECEARGGNLTAAANSIKALRDKRYINDAPAPVYANLDAALTDILLERRLELAFEGHRYLDLKRLNRGISRNGTDCASFSAPCELNPGDYRFTLPIPNTEISANPTIEQNPGY, encoded by the coding sequence ATGAAAAATATATTTAGAATAAGTTTATTGGCTTTATTTATAGGGACAGTTTCCTGTGAAGATGCTACAGACATAATTCAGGAATCAGAACTTTCCGAAGATGTTGCTTATCAGACAGTTGACGATTTACGTAGTGGTTTGATAGGTGTTTATGCTGCCTATGGTCCTGATTCAGGAGGAAATGGTGCAGGTAATTCTGTTCTTTTTAACGACCTTTTTACAGATAACCTTAAAAGAGGTGCATCTAGTTCAGGTCAGGGTAACCAGGTTTATAGCTTTATTATGCAACCGGGTACAGGTTTCCCAACTTCTATTTGGGGTAGCAGATATTCTGTGATTAACTTCGCTAACAGGGTTTTAAGAGCATGGGATAGAATTTACCCGACTCTTGAGACTGAGGCTGAAAGAAATGATGCAAATGAAATCAAAGCTCAGCTTTTAGCTATGAGAGGTTTTATGCACTTTGAACTTCTTCAGTATTTTGCTCCAAGTTACACTGATTTAAGTCAGCCAGGTGTTATTATTATGGATTTTGTTCCGGAAATTACTCAGGTATTCCCTCGTAATACAGTTGGTGAAGTATTTACTTTTGTTGATGGTGATTTAGCGCAAGCTGCTCAACTAATGGGAGATACATTTGATACTTATGAGTCTTACTCTTCAGCTGATTTAGAAGAGGTATTCTATATTAATCCGGATGTAATTAAAGCTATGCAGGCCAGAGTTGCTTTATTTGAAGGTAACTATGGTGTAGCTGAAACTTTAGCTAATGAGCTTGTTCAGGCTCACCCTTTAGCAGAACTACAGGCGTACCAAAATATGTTCCTTTCTGACGATTTAAGTGTTTCAGAGCAGATTTGGAGTTTATCACGTCGTTTAGGTAACAACAGATTAGTTGCTTTATATGCTGCTAACGGAGCTGGTGGAGACGGTAGCCCATTCTTTGAAATGTCTAACGGTCTTTACAACCTTCTTTCTAATAATGACGTAAGAAAGCTTGTTCTTTATTTTGGTGATGAATCAGAATTTGTAGCTACAGATTCTCCTGAGAACTTCCTTCTTATTGGTAAATATCAGGGTACACCTGACGGAGCTCAGATTAATGACTTTAAAGTTTTCAGATCATCTGAAATGCAACTTATCAAAGCTGAATGTGAAGCTCGTGGAGGTAATTTAACAGCTGCTGCAAATTCAATAAAAGCTTTAAGAGATAAAAGATATATTAATGATGCTCCGGCTCCGGTTTATGCTAATCTTGACGCTGCTTTAACTGATATCCTTTTAGAGAGAAGATTAGAGCTTGCTTTTGAAGGACACAGATATCTTGACCTTAAAAGGTTAAACAGAGGTATTAGCAGAAACGGTACAGACTGTGCTTCATTCAGTGCTCCATGTGAATTAAATCCTGGTGATTATAGATTTACATTACCAATACCTAATACTGAAATTAGCGCGAACCCTACGATTGAACAAAATCCTGGTTACTAA
- a CDS encoding SusC/RagA family TonB-linked outer membrane protein, which translates to MRSKFTWIMTLLLALTFNFSFAQEKVVSGTVSDEMGPLPSANVFVKGTQRSTQTDIDGKFSISVNQGEVLEFSYTGYETKVVTVGAENTYNMILAEGTTLKVVVKDVYRSITKEKSAMAVVGISAEAIEDRANASVLQSLQGQIAGLNIGTGSGQPGADSTIILRGVGSISGNVEPLFVIDGIPVDEDGFRSLNQMDIEDVQVYKDAAATSIYGNRGANGVIVITTKRGSLDQKMQFRYTSQFGYSELQPLNMELMNSSELLSFQNRVGQGLGAELTDAERELLARQNNTYWTDIFFRKGVTKSHNLAITTGSKTTSNFTSLGYFEQEGIFMNTTFKRFSVRNNFSGRSENNKFNYSFNFNGNFSRSKGIDGAGTNAVFFAPFRAALHGLPYLSPYDADGSVTNDGGLTPGDAGAITVDKVPYVLLNSAKMNTDVEDEIKILAGFSADWNFAKHLTAGFQMGMDYSGFKTLEILHPNSLLGPFQVDGTNGTQFGGTQTESSTRDFRFNSVTRLNYNNTFAEKHTLDATFFVEYNKSHYDGIGFNQLGLDPRLVGTDAAFIPGTTVEGDNQPYIPTLTSFKVSEGLFSYFANFDYDYESRFGLTATIRRDASFRFVDDNKWGTFWSVGGRWNLDKEEFLKGKGVDLKVRASYGTSGNQRINNAQYSALNLTRSLYGQGGNYNGSVGTVPTQIGYTDLRWEETAQTNIGVDFGVWNNKLSGSVDVYRKRTNDLFQSTPVSPVNATSSIDTNIGNLENKGVELTLKYTVYDKNGWNIVLNGNTSYNKNFIRDLPDSYNGLVFNGGSTSLIEGEAINTYYIVRYAGVNPSNGNPLFYTADGGLTETLDDSDRVNTGKSSYPAWQGGFGTLVTYKGFEFSTQWSYFADLYRNNLDYAELEETNIIDDGSNRVSSTATVWQNVGDITSVPRVGNPYGAVDYINSTDRYLEDASFLRLRNVLLGYSFSKETLQDLPISGLRFFVQGENLLTFSSYRGWDAEAGFRTTDRGNYPTPKIYTLGAVINF; encoded by the coding sequence ATGAGATCGAAGTTTACTTGGATTATGACGCTTTTATTAGCGTTGACATTTAATTTCTCTTTTGCGCAGGAGAAAGTGGTGAGTGGTACGGTGTCTGATGAAATGGGCCCGTTGCCAAGTGCTAATGTTTTTGTAAAAGGAACACAGCGCAGTACTCAAACTGATATTGATGGTAAATTTTCCATTAGTGTTAATCAGGGAGAGGTTTTAGAGTTTTCTTACACAGGTTATGAAACGAAAGTTGTAACTGTAGGTGCTGAAAACACTTATAACATGATTTTAGCTGAAGGTACTACTCTAAAAGTTGTTGTAAAAGACGTTTATAGGAGTATAACTAAGGAGAAATCAGCAATGGCAGTTGTAGGTATTTCTGCAGAAGCTATTGAAGACAGGGCTAATGCTTCAGTGTTACAGAGTCTTCAAGGACAAATTGCCGGTTTAAATATTGGTACCGGTTCAGGACAGCCCGGTGCTGATAGTACAATTATCCTTCGTGGTGTTGGTAGTATCAGTGGTAACGTAGAGCCATTATTCGTGATTGACGGTATTCCTGTTGATGAGGATGGTTTTAGAAGCTTAAACCAAATGGATATCGAAGATGTTCAGGTTTATAAAGATGCGGCTGCAACTTCAATTTACGGTAACAGAGGTGCTAACGGTGTAATTGTTATTACTACTAAAAGAGGTAGTCTTGATCAAAAAATGCAGTTTAGGTATACTTCACAATTTGGTTACAGTGAACTTCAGCCTCTAAATATGGAGCTAATGAATTCAAGTGAATTGTTAAGTTTCCAAAACAGAGTTGGTCAAGGTTTAGGAGCAGAGCTTACAGATGCTGAAAGAGAATTGTTAGCTAGACAAAACAATACTTACTGGACCGATATTTTCTTTAGAAAAGGTGTTACTAAGTCTCATAACTTAGCTATAACTACAGGTTCTAAAACTACGAGTAACTTTACTTCATTAGGTTACTTTGAGCAGGAAGGTATTTTTATGAATACTACATTCAAGCGTTTCAGTGTTAGAAATAACTTTAGTGGTAGATCTGAGAATAATAAATTTAATTATTCATTTAATTTTAACGGTAACTTCTCCAGGTCAAAAGGTATAGATGGTGCAGGTACAAATGCAGTATTCTTTGCTCCGTTTAGAGCTGCTCTACACGGTTTACCATACCTTAGCCCATACGATGCAGATGGTAGCGTAACAAACGATGGAGGTCTTACTCCTGGTGATGCGGGTGCTATTACTGTTGATAAAGTTCCTTATGTATTATTGAACTCTGCTAAAATGAATACTGATGTCGAAGATGAGATCAAGATTTTAGCTGGTTTCTCTGCTGACTGGAATTTTGCTAAGCATTTAACCGCAGGTTTCCAAATGGGTATGGATTACTCAGGTTTCAAAACACTTGAAATCCTTCATCCAAACAGCTTACTTGGTCCTTTCCAGGTTGATGGTACAAATGGTACTCAATTTGGTGGTACACAAACTGAATCTTCTACAAGAGACTTTAGATTTAACTCTGTAACAAGATTAAACTATAACAATACTTTTGCTGAAAAGCATACACTTGATGCAACTTTCTTTGTTGAGTACAATAAATCTCATTATGATGGTATTGGTTTCAATCAGTTAGGTCTTGATCCAAGGCTTGTAGGTACTGATGCGGCATTCATTCCTGGTACTACTGTTGAGGGTGATAACCAGCCTTATATCCCTACTTTGACTTCTTTTAAAGTTTCAGAAGGTCTATTCTCTTACTTTGCTAACTTTGATTACGATTACGAAAGTAGATTTGGTTTAACAGCTACTATTAGACGTGATGCTTCATTCCGTTTCGTTGACGATAACAAATGGGGTACTTTCTGGTCAGTAGGTGGTAGATGGAATTTAGATAAGGAAGAGTTCCTTAAAGGAAAAGGTGTTGATCTTAAAGTGAGAGCTTCTTACGGTACTTCTGGTAACCAACGTATAAACAATGCTCAATACTCTGCATTAAACTTAACTCGTAGTTTATATGGTCAGGGTGGTAACTATAATGGTTCAGTAGGTACTGTTCCTACTCAAATTGGTTATACTGATTTAAGATGGGAAGAAACAGCACAAACTAATATTGGTGTTGACTTCGGTGTATGGAATAATAAACTTTCAGGTAGTGTTGATGTTTATAGAAAACGTACTAACGACCTATTCCAATCAACTCCTGTATCTCCGGTTAATGCAACAAGTTCTATTGATACCAACATTGGTAACCTAGAGAACAAAGGTGTTGAGTTAACTTTAAAGTATACAGTATACGACAAAAACGGATGGAACATTGTTCTTAACGGAAATACTTCATACAATAAAAACTTTATCAGAGACTTACCGGATAGCTACAACGGTCTGGTATTTAACGGTGGTTCAACTTCATTAATTGAAGGTGAGGCTATTAATACATACTATATTGTTAGATATGCAGGTGTTAACCCTTCAAACGGTAACCCATTATTCTATACTGCTGATGGTGGTTTAACAGAAACTCTTGATGATTCTGACCGAGTTAATACAGGGAAATCAAGCTACCCTGCTTGGCAAGGTGGTTTTGGAACTTTAGTTACTTACAAAGGTTTCGAATTTAGTACTCAGTGGAGCTACTTTGCTGACCTATACAGAAACAACCTTGACTACGCAGAGTTAGAAGAGACTAACATAATTGATGACGGATCTAACAGGGTTTCATCTACAGCTACGGTATGGCAAAATGTTGGTGATATTACTTCAGTTCCTAGAGTGGGTAACCCTTACGGAGCTGTAGATTATATCAACTCTACAGACAGATACCTTGAAGACGCTTCTTTCTTAAGATTAAGAAATGTTTTATTAGGTTACTCTTTCAGTAAAGAAACTCTTCAGGACTTACCAATTTCAGGTTTAAGATTCTTTGTTCAGGGTGAAAACCTACTTACTTTCTCTTCATACAGAGGATGGGATGCTGAAGCAGGTTTCCGTACTACAGATAGGGGTAACTATCCTACTCCTAAGATTTATACTCTTGGAGCTGTTATTAATTTCTAA